TTGAGTTTATTCTATTGAATCTAACACCGTGTTTGGAAAAgcttttttcttcaatttcagttgtttgaataagaaaataagCTGTTTATAAAACAAGTTTTACTAAAGGTTATCTCAAACCTGCTTTTCATCACCcttattttcatataaagaCTGATTCTGATTATACTCTGTTATAAACAGTCAACAAAACTGAATTGTTCAAACAAATGTTCTAACCCCTTGGCATGATTCTTTGGCAGATTGAGCAGCATTGCTTGCACTGTCCATCATGTTACTTGCCTTCTCCTAAATCATCAACAACATTAATTTTTGTCATGCCACTATAATTGAGAATGTTGTAAGGAAATGAATATATTGAACACATGGTACAAGTGCTAAACTCACCTTAGCTTGTCCCATAACTTGACCAGCTTGATGGCTCATGTCCTGGGATTTGTCCATTTTTTGATTTCCTTGTTCTGAATTCTGATCTTGAAAAAGCCGAAGGTAATTTCA
This sequence is a window from Vigna angularis cultivar LongXiaoDou No.4 chromosome 2, ASM1680809v1, whole genome shotgun sequence. Protein-coding genes within it:
- the LOC128195492 gene encoding late embryogenesis abundant protein 1-like, which translates into the protein MDKSQDMSHQAGQVMGQAKEKASNMMDSASNAAQSAKESCQGAGQQMQAKAQGAADAAKNAAGANK